From Methylovorus glucosotrophus:
GCGTTGCTCCAGCAGCACAGCCGGTACCGAGGGCACGTCAAAGCTGCCGGGTTGCAGCACGGTAAAGTCGCGCGGCGCCAGGCGTTCGCGCAGCTGTGGCTCGGCCATGCCAGTCAGCGCCACCATGGCCTTGATCTGCAATTCGCATTGCATCTGCTGGTCATTGAGGTCACTGGCGGCCTGGGCCTGCGTGGCTTGCGCCAGCGCATTGTCAGAGTCGGACTTGAAGCCATGGGCAGCAGCCGAGGCCGTCAACTCTGCACTGCGGGTCTTGGATTCCAGATAGCGCTCGTACAGCCGCACCTTCTGCTGACAGAAGCGGTAGTCGTTATAGGCCTTGGCACTCTCCGCGGCAACGGACAGCCGCGCATCCTGCAGCAGATTGCGTTTGGCATCGTAATCGGCCATTGAGGATTCGCGTTCGCGGCGCAAGCCACCAAACAGGTCGATCTCCCACGAGGTATCAAAGCTGATCTGCTGCTGCGTGAGCAGGGTAGGATCGCCGCCGAAGGAGAAAGCCTTGCGGCTGATCGATGGCGTGGCACTCAGGCCATCAAACCCCATGGCACGCGCCGCCACCAGATTGGCACGGGCAGACGCGATATTCTTGTAGGCATCGGCCACACTGGCGCTATTGCGCTCGGCAGCGGTGATGATCTCCAGCAGCACATTGTCATTGAATTGCCGCCACCAGTCCGCGGTCTGGGCGGCTGGCACGGGAGTCTGTACCTGCCAGGTATCGGGCGTCACCGTCTTGGGTTTCTGGTAATCGGGCCCCACCATGGGCCAGCCCTGGCAGCCTGCCAGCAAGCTCGCCATGAGCGCCGACAGGAGAATCTTGCGTGATGTCGTGCTCATGATGCTTGCTCCCCGGCGCCCGCGCGGCGCGCTTTTTCGTCCAGCACCATGGCCAGCGCATAGCGGCCATAGCGTTCTGCCATGCGGTCCAGCGCGGCATGGTTTTCCACTAGCTGTGGCGACATATGGCGAATGACCTTCTGCCCGATATACATATGTACGGCCATGCCAAAACAAGCCATCACCAGGCTGCGAATCTCATCATCCGGCTCTTTTACGTCCAAGTGCTGGCAGAGCAGCTTCGCCATGGCGAGATGATGTGGCTTCACTTCGCATTCTATTTCCTGCTCCCACACGCCGGTTGGCTCCAGCATCTCGCGGTGGCGGAGTTTCACCACATCGTGCACCACATCGCCCATTTTCAGGGGCTGGAAGAACTCCACAAAGAACTGCTGCAAGGCGCTGGCCAGGGACAGGCCAGGGGCGGCAAAGGCAAATTCGCAGGGACGTGCAATCAGATCCGGCATGGAAAACACCGTGCGATACAAACCCGCTTTATCCGTGAAGTAATAGCTGATGGCAGATACATTGACTTGGGCAGCCTGCGCAATCTGCCGCACGCTGGTTTTGGCATAGCCTTTTTCAGCGAACAGCTTGAGGGCGCAGAGCAGGATTTTCTGCCGCGCTTCTGCACCGTCAGTGCGGCTTGCTGTTTGAGGGGTGGGGGGTGACATGAGGCATCAACCAGACAATAGACGAGCTGGGATCATACATCAAACAAACGTTTGATCAATAAACTTTACAAAGATTTAAGTGACGACTTATGCAAGGTGGACTTTAAGCGTTAGCTACGGCAAAAAACCCCTGGTCGGGGTATCTCCCAGATGTTTTGGCGATGATTGTTATCAGGAAGCTTGCCGTGCGAACTTCGTTATCTGCACTGCATACAAGTGCAGACATGATAGAAAGTGGCCATGAGGGCACTACCACCGACCTGAAAAACTCTATCTGGAGGTGGTTACGGCCTTGTCGCAAAGATTGGCGTGAATGGATCGTTTAAAACGGGCTGCCAAATTGAGATGACTGCAGAGCGCCATGGGAGACAAGTGGACTTGTTGGCAAAGCGTGTTATGCCTTAAACATACACATCAATAGGGGGATTCTGGCTGCGGTCCACCTCTGCGCTGGTGGCTTTCTGCTTCAGCTCTTCGCGCATCTGATCCAGCAGCTTCTGCTTGTCTTCCGGGCTCATGGCCTCAAACTCTTCCTTGCTGATGCCGTGCGCGTTCATCCATGACCACTGCAGCTTTTCCGCGTACGACATCTTCATGTAATCCTGCAACTCCTGGGCGGGATCACTCTTGACCTGGCTGTTCTCCAGCGGTTTTTCGGAGGCCACCACGCTGCTGGTGGTCTGCTGGGTACTCTCTTCGGCAGTTTGCGTGCTCAGCTCCAGCGCTTTTGCCTGGCTGCTCTCCACGCGCGTGCGATAAGCCGCCGCTGCTCCCAGCGGCGTGGCAGTGATGAATGGGCTGATACTCATGCAGGACTCCCCGACTTCTTGTTATTGGTTGATCGCATACACCATGCGCCAGCCTTGCATCATAGTCAGCGAGGCGGTCGGGCAAAGGCTGAAACAGAACGGATTTTGGCGGTTTGTTTATGCGTATAGAGCCTGAGACCACGCAAGTGGCCGCGATGTGGGTATCTTCATCGCTTGATTAACTCCTGATAGTGATGGTGAAAACGTCATCGCCGTGGCCTGCAAATGCTGCGGTGCAGGCAAGCTGGCAAATCGAGGGTATATAGGCACGGAGCGTGCCATGTTTAAGCTTGTTTTAAATCAATAAGTTATTAATTTTTATGCAAAAATGACTTGCTGGTTGACCAGCAGGATGACGAATGGGTGTTGATGGGAAAGCAGGTTTTAGACGGGGCTGTAGCGGTGCCAGCCCCTCTTCAGGAAAAGCGACGGATGATTTATTGTGCCAGGCCTATCCCTCGCGCCATCAGCACCGCCAGCAATGGAATAATCAGCAGCAGCAACATTTCCAGGCGGATGACCATGATGATGCTTTTGGGCACGCTGATACTGGCCGCCGTGCTGTTTCGATGGCGCAACAGGAACAGCGTGGGGTGGATGGACAGCAGGCCGATCAGCACGAATAGCGTCACTTTGGCATGGAAGACGGGATTGGCAGTGTAAAACGCCGCGGGCTTGCCAACAGCAAAGGCGAGCAGCAAGCCTGTGATCAGAATCACGCCAGCGGATATGCCGTAAATCAGATCAATCAGGGCGACCTTTTTCAACGCTTCGGCGGACATGTCGGCCTTGAGCTGCATATGCTCGACCATGAGGGATGAAGCGAGCACCAGAATGCCGATGAAGTGCAGGTATTTGACGATGACGTAACTCATGCTGAAGGCCTTTTGCGTAAATGAATGTTGCGAAAAAATCAGGTGTCATTGATCTGAAGGTGATCGTACTGCGCAATGTGGCAGCTTAATGCAAACACCAGCGCGGATGATGGTTTTTACACTAGGGGCAATAACGATTGAGCAGGTCACTCATGGGGCTGCTTGCCGTGATGGCTGTGCCCATGATGGCGTTCTCTGCCTGCTCTGGGCCAGTCACTGGCACGCCCTTGACGGTATGCGGGCCTGACCATACTTCCCTGCCGGTCTGGTCAAAATAGCGATGCCATTCCGGCCACCATTCTTCTTCGCCACAGCTTAAAAACACGCGCATTTCGCTGGTGTAGTAGCGATAGGTTTTGCCTTCGATGGTCTCGGTCTGCGGCGCTTTGCACTCGGTGCGAAAGGTGATGCGCAGGTATTGATCCTTATCCAGCGTGACTTTTTCTACCATAGTGTTGCTGAAGACCTGGCAGCCATCCGGATTCTGGCCAAACGCCTGCCAGGCGGGTCCAGCGGCGAGAAGCAGGGGGCTGAAAAGACACAGGCAAAGCAGGGCAATGACGCGCATGACAGGTTTCCTGATACTGATAGGCAATTTTAAACGGGTGTCTGGCGGCTCAATCGCCAGACATGTTCCTGCGCCGGAACGCGGCCTTTGAAGCCACCGGCAACTTCCGGGCTTTCTAAAAGTTCAAGCGTGTACTGCGACTGGTAATGCTGTTTTACCTCGGCATCTTCTACGGAAAACGGCGGGCCGGATAATTGCGACTGCTCGTAAACGTAGCAGATGAGCAGTTGCGGCGCCGCGTGGCTGATGGCCGTCAGATGCGCGGCGTATTTCTCCCGCAGTGGCGCGGGCAGGGCAACCAGGGCAGCGCGGTCATAAATGGCATCTACCTGGCCCAGGATATCAGCCGTGACATCAAAAATATCCCCGACAAAAATATCGATATGCTCCGCGTGGTAGTGTCTGAGTTGGCCCCGCTGCGTGATTTCCGGGGTGAGCTTTAGCTCGGCGAATAATTGTGTGACAGCCAATTCACTCAACTCGGCCCCGGCCACGCGTAAGCCCTGATTCAGCAGCCAGTGAATATCCAGCGTTTTGCCACAGAGCGGGATAAACACGCGCGATTGCGGGGCCAGCGACAGGCTGGGCAAATGCTTTACCAGCAAGGCATTGGCGCTTGCTTCATGAAAGCCGATCTCGTTTCTTTCCCAGCGCTGATGCCAAAAGCTGGCTTCCATATCATCCCTTTGTGGTGGTGGCGGGTGTGATGGCCGCTTGATCAGGCCTTTTTAACAAATTCCGATTTCAGTTTCATGGCACCTACGCCATCAATCTTGCAGTCGATATTGTGGTCGCTATCGACCAGACGGATGTTCTTGACCTTGGTGCCGACCTTGACCACCAGTGAGGAGCCTTTGACTTTCAGGTCCTTGATCACGGTGACGGTATCGCCATCTGCCAGCAAATTGCCATTGGCATCATGCACGACCAGGCCATCGGCTGCGGTAGGGGCTGCCTCACCGGGCGTCCATTCATGGCCGCATTCCGGGCAGACCAGCATATTGCGGTCTTCATAGCCGTAGATGGAACTGCATTGGGGACAGGGAGGGATTTGACTCATGTTGGATCTCTTATCGTTTTGATTTTATGGGGTTGATGGTATGTGGCATCTATGCAGTCATTAGAGCGTGGACAGGGATGGCGCGGCATCACCGCCATCCCTGTTGCGAACATGCCTACATATTCACATAGTTGGGCCCGCCGCCGCCTTCCGGCGTTACCCACACGATATTCTGCGTCGGGTCCTTGATGTCGCAGGCTTTGCAATGGATGCAATTGGCGGCGTTGATCTGCAGGCGCGGATCGGTGTTTTCTTCCACGATCTCATACACCCCCGCCGGGCAATAGCGTTGCTCCGGGGCGTCGTATTTGGCGAGGTTCACGGTGATGGGCACCGAAGCATCTTTCAGCGTCAGGTGAACTTGCTGGTCTTCATCGTGCTGCACGTTGGAGAGGAAGATGGACGACAGGCGATCAAAGGTCAGCACGCCGTCGGGTTTCGGGTAGGCGATGCGCGTGGCCTGGTCTTTGGTTTGCAGGCATTCGTTGTCGGCCTTGCCGTGCTTGAGTGTCCATGGCGTGCGAATGCCAGCGCGGGCGAGCCACATTTCAAAGCCGCCATAAGCCGAGCCGAGCAGGCTGCCAAAGCGCGAGAGGGCAGGCTTGACGTTACGCACGGCGTCGAGGTCTTGCCAGATCCAGGAGGCGCGCAGTTTTTCCTGATAGCTGCTGAGAATGTCGTGCGAGCGTTCGCTGCCCAGGGCTTCAAATACGGATTCGGCGGCCAGCATGCCGGATTTCATGGCATTGTGGCTGCCCTTGATGCGGGGCACATTCACCAGGCCCGCTGCGCAGCCGATCAGCGCGCCACCGGGGAACACCAGCGTGGGCAGCGATTGCAGGCCACCTTCGTTGATGGTGCGTGCGCCATAGCTGATGCGCTTGGCGCCTGCCAGCATGGGGGCGATTTTCGGGTGCGTCTTGAAGCGCTGGAATTCCTCAAACGGGCTAAGGTACGGGTTGCTGTAATTCAGATGCACCACATAGCCGATGGCGGCGATATTGTCTTCGAGGTGATAGATGAAGGCGCCGCCACCAGTGTCGTTGTCCAGCGGCCAGCCTTGTGCGTGCATGACCAGCCCCGCCTTGTGCTGGCTGGGGTCAAGCTGCCATAGCTCCTTGAAGCCGATGCCGTACTTTTGCGGTTCGGCCTTGTCGCGCAGCTGAAATTGCTGCTCCAGCTTGCGGGTGAGCGAGCCGCGGGTGCCTTCGGCAATCAGGGTGTAGTGGGCATGCAACTCCATGCCGGGCGCGAAGCCAGGCTTTTCGGTGCCATCGCGTGCCACGCCCATGTCGCCGGTGACGACGCCCTTAAGCGCGCCGGATTCGTCATACAGGAGGTCGTAGCCGGTAAAGCCAGGGTAGATTTCCACGCCCAGCGCTTCGGCCTGCTCGCCCAGCCAGCGCGTGAGGTTACCCAGGCTGATGATGTAATTGCCGTGGTTGCTCATGAGCGGCGGCAGCAGTTTTTCCGGAATGGTAAAGCCGCCTTTTTCTGTCAGAAACAGAAAGTGATCTTCGCTCACAGGGGTGTGCAAGGGTGCGCCCAGGGCTTTCCAGTCGGGGAAGAGTTCATTCAATGCGATGGGGTCGATGACCGCGCCCGAAAGAATATGGGCGCCCACTTCGCTGCCTTTTTCCAGGATGCAGATACTGATTTCGCGTTCTTCGGCGGCGGCCAGTTGCTTGAGGCGGATGGCGGCAGAGAGCCCGGCCGGGCCTGCGCCAACAATCAGTACATCGTAATTCATGACATCGCGTTGCATGGTGGTCTTTCAGTTAAATCAGTATTTAAATCAAAATGCTATTTGATAATGGGTAAGGCAATCTGGTCGCTGCGCCCGGCATCCACGGTAAACGCCCGGCAGTAATCCAGAAAGGCGCGGATGCTGGCGGTGAGGTACTTTTTGCGGTGCCAGACAAACATGAACTGGCGACGCAGATCCAGCTCGGGCATCTCAATCGGCACCAGGCTGCCGCGCCGGAAGGCATCGCGCAGCGCCAGGCGCGAGATGCAGCCTATACCAAGGCCGGATTCCACCGCGCGTTTGATGGCTTCGGTATGTTCCAGCGTCAGGCGTATTTTAAGCCTAGATTGATGATGGCGCATCGCATGGTCAAAAGTTTCGCGGGTGCCGGAGCCCACTTCCCGCAAAATCCAGGTCTCTTCCAGCAGGTCTTCCAGGCTGACGCCGGGCTTGTTGGCCAAGGGGTGATCGGGGGCGCAGAACACCACCAGTTCGTCATCCAGCCACGGCTCCACGGCAAGGTCGGGGTGCTGGCAATTGCCTTCGATCAGCCCCAGATCGAGGTCGTAATTGGCGACTTGCTGCAAAATTGCATTGGTATTTTGTACGTGCAGCTCAATTTGGCACTCATCATGTTGTTTCATAAAGGAACCGATGAGCAGAGTTGCGATATAATTGCCGATTGTCAATGTGGCGCCCACCCTGAGCAGACCCAGTGTGGTCTTGCCTTGCAGAACATGTTCGATTTCCGAAGCCTGATCGAGCAATGCGGCC
This genomic window contains:
- a CDS encoding CerR family C-terminal domain-containing protein, with protein sequence MSPPTPQTASRTDGAEARQKILLCALKLFAEKGYAKTSVRQIAQAAQVNVSAISYYFTDKAGLYRTVFSMPDLIARPCEFAFAAPGLSLASALQQFFVEFFQPLKMGDVVHDVVKLRHREMLEPTGVWEQEIECEVKPHHLAMAKLLCQHLDVKEPDDEIRSLVMACFGMAVHMYIGQKVIRHMSPQLVENHAALDRMAERYGRYALAMVLDEKARRAGAGEQAS
- a CDS encoding DUF2214 family protein, translating into MSYVIVKYLHFIGILVLASSLMVEHMQLKADMSAEALKKVALIDLIYGISAGVILITGLLLAFAVGKPAAFYTANPVFHAKVTLFVLIGLLSIHPTLFLLRHRNSTAASISVPKSIIMVIRLEMLLLLIIPLLAVLMARGIGLAQ
- the tmpT gene encoding thiopurine S-methyltransferase, which produces MEASFWHQRWERNEIGFHEASANALLVKHLPSLSLAPQSRVFIPLCGKTLDIHWLLNQGLRVAGAELSELAVTQLFAELKLTPEITQRGQLRHYHAEHIDIFVGDIFDVTADILGQVDAIYDRAALVALPAPLREKYAAHLTAISHAAPQLLICYVYEQSQLSGPPFSVEDAEVKQHYQSQYTLELLESPEVAGGFKGRVPAQEHVWRLSRQTPV
- a CDS encoding electron transfer flavoprotein-ubiquinone oxidoreductase; this translates as MQRDVMNYDVLIVGAGPAGLSAAIRLKQLAAAEEREISICILEKGSEVGAHILSGAVIDPIALNELFPDWKALGAPLHTPVSEDHFLFLTEKGGFTIPEKLLPPLMSNHGNYIISLGNLTRWLGEQAEALGVEIYPGFTGYDLLYDESGALKGVVTGDMGVARDGTEKPGFAPGMELHAHYTLIAEGTRGSLTRKLEQQFQLRDKAEPQKYGIGFKELWQLDPSQHKAGLVMHAQGWPLDNDTGGGAFIYHLEDNIAAIGYVVHLNYSNPYLSPFEEFQRFKTHPKIAPMLAGAKRISYGARTINEGGLQSLPTLVFPGGALIGCAAGLVNVPRIKGSHNAMKSGMLAAESVFEALGSERSHDILSSYQEKLRASWIWQDLDAVRNVKPALSRFGSLLGSAYGGFEMWLARAGIRTPWTLKHGKADNECLQTKDQATRIAYPKPDGVLTFDRLSSIFLSNVQHDEDQQVHLTLKDASVPITVNLAKYDAPEQRYCPAGVYEIVEENTDPRLQINAANCIHCKACDIKDPTQNIVWVTPEGGGGPNYVNM
- a CDS encoding efflux transporter outer membrane subunit; translated protein: MSTTSRKILLSALMASLLAGCQGWPMVGPDYQKPKTVTPDTWQVQTPVPAAQTADWWRQFNDNVLLEIITAAERNSASVADAYKNIASARANLVAARAMGFDGLSATPSISRKAFSFGGDPTLLTQQQISFDTSWEIDLFGGLRRERESSMADYDAKRNLLQDARLSVAAESAKAYNDYRFCQQKVRLYERYLESKTRSAELTASAAAHGFKSDSDNALAQATQAQAASDLNDQQMQCELQIKAMVALTGMAEPQLRERLAPRDFTVLQPGSFDVPSVPAVLLEQRPDLLAAERDLAAATAQVGVKEADRYPKITLSGNITPVRYLNSGVTNNALTWSFGPTIDIPLFDMGQRKANVSAAWESLRAADSNYRSKARTAIKEVEQKLLTLQSYNARQPSLQQAADNYAQALQAISQRYEAGFDNAIDLETTRRNALEADYALTQLNQNRITTLIELYIAVGGGWQGADTPLAANTPDSTEKQP
- a CDS encoding LysR family transcriptional regulator translates to MRYTLRQLEVFVAIARLENVSRAAEALSLSQSAASTALAELERQFDCQFFDRLGKLLKLNDLGRSLLPMAAALLDQASEIEHVLQGKTTLGLLRVGATLTIGNYIATLLIGSFMKQHDECQIELHVQNTNAILQQVANYDLDLGLIEGNCQHPDLAVEPWLDDELVVFCAPDHPLANKPGVSLEDLLEETWILREVGSGTRETFDHAMRHHQSRLKIRLTLEHTEAIKRAVESGLGIGCISRLALRDAFRRGSLVPIEMPELDLRRQFMFVWHRKKYLTASIRAFLDYCRAFTVDAGRSDQIALPIIK
- a CDS encoding zinc ribbon domain-containing protein YjdM translates to MSQIPPCPQCSSIYGYEDRNMLVCPECGHEWTPGEAAPTAADGLVVHDANGNLLADGDTVTVIKDLKVKGSSLVVKVGTKVKNIRLVDSDHNIDCKIDGVGAMKLKSEFVKKA